Within Diadema setosum unplaced genomic scaffold, eeDiaSeto1 scaffold_33, whole genome shotgun sequence, the genomic segment GGGCAATtgcatataaatatgtattCTGTAGCATTCTCCCCCACACTATTTTCAATGCAATTTGAGTCTCGTAACTTCACAATAAGTTTCGGGTTTTCATAAACGGTACCTTAAAAAGAATGGACAGTATAAGAGTGCTTGTTATACAATACATCACAAAGGGTGCAACTACAGAGacagtatgtacattgtagtattcTCCCCACACCATTCACTAGTGAAATGTGCTGTAAGTTGGGGGGATTTGCATTTGCTACATACAtggtaatccccccccccccttccaaaaaaaaaaaagtctcattCTTTCAACACTATTTACAAGGTAGTCTATGAATCACAAGACTTGTGAGAAATTCttcattttatatacatgtacttcaaattGTACCAGTTCATTCATAACTTAAAACAGTAACTTACAGAGTAAGCTTTCTTCTCAAACTTCCAGAGTAATATgatcaaattttgcattttctgtAACTCAATTAATGTAGACTTCTCCCGACACTTCATGAGGTAATCTGAGATAAAATTGTGTAAATTTGTCAGAAGTTCCAGCTGCATTTCGTCTGCTTGAGAAATATGCATAAGTATGAATGTTTAATGGTGCAGTAACATGTACAATGGGTGGCATTCTCCACACACTTCATGAGATAATCTGACTTGTAAATCAGTGCAGAGTTCTGCATTTGCTGCACTTCAGGATTGTATCAGTATTCATGGTAATACACAAGCattacaattacatgtacaaaatatagcATTCTTCCAGCACTCTACAAGATAATCTGACCTGTTAATTGCTGAAATGGTCGGCATTTTTCAGAGTTCAGAAATGTTTTAGTAACGGTCTGCATGTTAATCTGCAATGGCACAATTACATTCCATAAGCAGCATTCTCCAGAGACAATTGAGAAGGTTCTCTGATCTGTACAGTGataaatgttttaaaaatttcaCACTTCACATATGTATTAGTATGCATGTCAATTCGCAAATAAAGCAattatatgataaaatgtaGAATTATTTTCACAGTAATCTCAGAATAAAATCTGTAAATTGCTGAGACATGCATTTTTCATACTTCACCTGCATACTTCTATATACATTGGCAAAGGATGCAATTACAAACAGAGAAGTAGCATTTTTCAAACAGTATTCACAAGGTCATCTGAACTGTAAATTGGTGacaatttttgatttttttttgtgttaaaTGCATTAAATCCATGGAAATTCACAATTGGTCCAATAGCATGTTAGCATGTAGCATTTTCCTCACACTCCCCGATGTAATTTGACTTTCAGATTTTTAAGAATGTCTGCATTTTTATGCTTCACAAGTGAATTAGTATGCATGTTAAGTCACAAATGGTGCAGCAACAGGTACAAATGGAGCATTCTCAACGTTTCCATGGTAATCAAcctgtaaattggtgagaaATTCTGCACTTCCTTGACTTCACAAAGGTGTTAGTATGCatgtttagtcacaaatggtgCAGTAACATGTAAGAATGAAGCATTCTCCTCACACTTCACAAGTTAATCTGACCTGTAAACTAATGAGAAGTTCTGCAGTGTCTATTATACTTCACAAAAGTATTAGTATGCAGGTTAAGTCACAAAATGATGgtacaattacatgtacaaacGTAGCATTCTCCTCACACTTGACAAGGTAATCTGACCTGTAAACTGGTGagaaatattcatttgtttcaTAGTTGTGCGTGTATTAGTATGCATGTTGTTAAGTCACAAAATGGTGCAGCAACAGGTACAAATGTAGCATTCTCCTCACACTTTACAAGGTACTCTGACCTGCAAATTGGTGAGAAATTCTGCATTTCTATGCTTCACAGTTGTATGTGTATTAGTATGCATGTTAAGTCACAAAATGGTGCAGAAACAGGTACAAATGTAGCATTCTCCTCACACTTTACAAGGTAATCTGACCTGCAATTGGTGAGAAATTCTGCATTTCTGTGCTTCACAGTTGTATGTGTATTAGTATGCATGTTAAGTCACAAAATGGTGCAGCAACAGGTACAAATGTAGCATTCTCCTCACAAGGTACTAGTAATCTGACCTGTAAATTGGTGAGAGCTTCTCAATTCTGTGTGCTTCAGATATAAATGCATTACTATACATGTTAACTCACAAATGGTGCAGTAACACGTACTGTTATATGCATGTTAATCTACAATGGTACAATTACAGTGTACAAAAAGAGCATTCTCAGGCATTCCACACCTTACAAGGTAATTTGACCTGTGAATTGGTGATAATTCCTGCATTTTTATGCTTCACAGATGAATTAGCACAAGcatgtcaatttcaaaaatCGTGAAATTGCATAGGTGTACATGTAGCAATTTCCCTGCACTTCAAGATGTAACCTGACCTGTAAATTGGTCAGAAGTTCAGCATTTCCTTGACTTCacaaatacaactgtatatgAGTATGCatgtttagtcacaaatggtgCAGTAACATATAAAAATGAAGCATTCTCCTCATGCTTCACAAGGTACGTAATCTGACCTGCAAATTGGTGAGAAATGATGCATTTTGTGTGCTTCAGAAATATGCATTAGTATGCATGTTAAATCACAAATGGTGCAATACCGAATAACATGTACAAACGTagcattctcctcaaacttcagGAAGTTATCTGACCTGTCAAGTGCATGGTGAAATGTTCTGCAATGTGCAATGCCACATTTGACATAGTATATCAGTGTGCAAGTaaatcaaaatcacattgtCAAGAATGACAACAAAATTTTACCTGGAAGTGAAGGTCAAATATAATAGAAAAGGCCAGGCACTGAGTCTTGCTGCACATAAACCCtgtaaaagacaaaaaacaaaacaaaacaaaacaaaacaaatgatattaattACTTACAATAGTGACGTCTTCTATTTTTCAATGAAAGTAAAACCAAGATTACCAAACATTGTTACAACAGTTTAATCTATTTTCGATATGTGTTGTACCATAAATGGATTAATTCTTTATAGCCAAATTGTTATTTTCCATTTGTAATGTTTCCCTTCTCTGAACAGGAATAGATTAAATCTTTCAAGTACATGTGATTACAATTACTCATGTGGGAGATTCTGGTAGAATTCCACCACATCTTGTTGAGCAATGACAGGGTAGTTGCCAGTGCAAAGACTTAACAAGTCTTGATATTTGCCTAAGGCAAGTTTGGGCCTTTCTCTGTACAGTTTAGTGGGCATGTCATTGTTTGGATTGCGGTGACTCTTTGATCGCAAGCACACACTGCTGCCAAGTTCTAGGGTGACAAAATTCTTGTCAACATGTGAAGTCTTAAACATCATGACTGGAGGCAAATCTTCATTTTTGGCAACTCTGATTTGTTTGATCTTTTTCCAGTCAAGGGGCATCCCATTGCTTGTTTTCCTACACTTTAGGATCGAGAGATTTTGGCCATAAGACCTCCAATCCAATTTGTCGTTCGTTCTCACATGTCTAACTCTGTAAGGCTCTGGCTCTTGCCGAGCCTCTGCGATGGCAGAATGCAGCTGGCTGGGGTGAAACACTTCTTCTTTACGAGAAAGGCACTTTTCGATTGTTGCATGGATGCTGTCCCCCTCATTTTGGCCATGGTTGGACTCAAAGAAGTGGATTGTTACTGATTCAACACAAGTGGATTCGGACAGAAACTTGTGACACATTGCAGCCACgattgaatttttattttgtccaaCACAACCATCGCAGAACAGATCAACTGTTCTTTTACCTTGCTGATCCATGTTCTGTAAGAAATCAAACAAGTAGGTGGAAACCTCACATGCACCACGCTTGGTGATTGTTTCATTCGATAGGTAGCAGTGCCCCTCATGACTTGCCAAATCATAGATAGTGAAATTGTAACACGCAAGGCGTCTCTTGTAGAAGAGTTCCCCCCTATTTGATTTAGGCAAATAGATGTTTTGCTGTAAGTCGAATACTGCTGCACCATGAGTGGGATCACTCTGGGAACGGTTCTTACTTTCCTCTTTCAGTTTCCTAACTTCAGCAATTTCTGATCTGTGAACCAAATACTCATCTTTGATTTTAGCTCTCTCGGCTTCAGACATCTGTCTATACgactcacaaattccacactTGTCTTTTTTGGGTCGATGGAATTTTAGATTTTGCTCTCGCATGACAGTTCTGTACAAAGAATACGAAGCACAACCTGGGTTCTCTTTGCAGAACATACGGTACATTTTCCGTTTTGTTAGATCTCCACTCAAGTACTCACATGTAGATGAGGATCGACAATAGTGGGATTCAACTCGTGGGAATTTGGATAGGTGTTCTAAGATCTTTTGTCGCTTTTCAGGTTCAGGCTTTTGATTGCCGCCCCGCTTTTCTCTTCCAAGCACACCTGTTACAGGATTTTTCTTGTTCAAGACTGTGCGAATTTGCTTTTCTGTGATACCAAGTGTGTTCATGAACATGAGCCTGCAAACTTTCACAGTCTGGCCGCGACTGGACTGATGGGGAAGAGTGTAtgtcattttcctctttttgcgGCCCTTAGGATGGGGGACAACATGACAAGTAACATGTCTGGCTAGCCATTCTCGCTGAAGGGTCAGACTTTTCAATGCATAGTAATCTTGCCTGATAGACACTCTGTCGTTTTCACTGAGGCAGTCACAGCCAAAACCTTTATGGTAACGTGTCGTATCAcatctttgatatttcacatattttctgccCTCTACAAATTTTCCTGACTTTTCAGAGTTGTAGGCTTCCCCACTGTTACGCTTTTCTTTGACGATTCTGTTTTTAGATTTCACTTCTTTAACTACTGGAGGAGATCTATCAGACAGAGTACTGATATCTGTACCTACAGATTCTTCCACAGGAAAATCTTCTGGTTTCTCACTGTCGTCAGCATCCATTCCCTCGACAATCTCCAAGGGCATTTCAGTTTCCAAATCTGCAATGAAAAGAGAGTGAATGGAATACATACTATGAACATCAGACATTACTTCTAatgtttcttttgtattttgataAGGTCCTGCAAAAAGGATTAAATCAGTCAAAGCTGGTGAAAAACTGATAACcaatttatgtgaaactgtgttgaaattatGAACAACCTGTAGAAAATATGTAACAGTGACGATAAGATAATTACTGGCAATAATTACAAACTTAATCAAGACCAAGGCTACATTGTGCAATGAATAATGAacaagaaattcaccaataattcccACTCTTTTCTCTACAAGAAACATGATACTTACACGTTTGTccgtatttcttttttttttttttttttttttttactgtcgtTCAGTTAGTGCAATAGATATAATTTAGTGCAAtagatatattgtatatttatcTCGAGATGAATACCTACAAGACTAGAGGGCAGTAGAGAACATATACTGCATTTGTATTTACTTCTATTACActtaacaaatatttttctacTACCTTCTTGTGTCATGCTATCATCAGAATCGATGGACATAggttcttcaatgtctgacagCGACATCACTGTCTCAAGATCGAGAAAGTCGCTATCATCCAGCAAGATTGGGTATTCGTTGCAGTCTGAAATAAGGAAATTAAAGGATGTGGAGGGATAAGTCCGCTTTTAAATTAAAATCGCATCCACATAATGtggggaaaacaaatatttaATTGATGAAACTGCTAAATTGGGCTGAATTGTTGTTACATCATTAATTGGATATCTCTTACTACTACTGTTTGCATGAGATTGCTGCAGCAAACTTTGGGTATAAgcatgaagagaaaaacaatttATCACATCCTTAAACTATTGATATTGGAAATTAAGCTTTTGATCATAGTTACCCTCAGTTGTTAGAGATGTATGCAGAAGATGAGCTGATGCAGACGTACACTCAGGCGCTGTTACTGCTGCTACTGCCTGAAGCAATACTGCTGATGTTCCTGGGACTGCAGGTGCAAAATAACATGAATAATACGTACATACATATAATGCTCACATTCTTTGAAAAGATATGTAAAGTCTTTTCACATGGAAATatgacaactgaaaaaaaaaaatggaatgctTTAATTTCCATCCTTTACTAGTTAAACAGTCTACTACTTTTAGTAGCATCCAAGTCTAACACTTTCAAAAGTACAAAGCGATGACAATTAACATAGATCTGCAATTGGATACTAAATTGTATGATCACTGATTAGGTCCACATTGTAACCATTagattcaaaatatcaaaacatggATCCCGTTAAGTGGCATCAATATTCCCATCATGAGCTACACAGACAGTAAGTGAACAAATTAAATGAAACATGTAATGAACCAAAACTTAACgtgaactacattgtatacaaagaTTACCTTGGGCAGAAAGAGAAATATCATCATCGCGATTCTCATCGGTTGTCCAAAGATGCTCTGCTACTGCTTTCTCTGCTGGCAGCTGAGCTGCTGATGTTTCTGGAGCTGCAGCTGCAAAATAACACGTTTAATACACACATATAATGCTCACATGCTTTGAATAGATATGTAAAGTCTTTTCACATGGAAATatgacaactgaaaaaaaaatggaatgctTTAATTTCCATCCTTTACTAGTTAAACAGTCTACTACTTTTAGTAGCATCCAGGTCTAAAACTTTCAAAAGTACAAAGCGATGACAATCAACATCTGCATTGGATACTAAATTGTATGATCACTGATTAGGTCCACATTGTAACCATTAGATTCAAGATATCAAAACATGGATCCCCGTTAAGTGGCATCAATATTCCAATCATGAGCTACACAGACAGTAAGTGAACAAACTTAATGAAACATGTAATGATCCAAAACTTAACaggaactacattgtatactaaGTCACCTCGGGCAGAAAGagaaatgtcatcatcatcgcGATTCTCATCGGTTGTAAGAAGATGCTCTGCTACTGCTTTCTCTGCTGGTAGCTGAGCTGCTGATGTTTCTGGAGCTGCAGCTGGAAAataacatacataatacatataatGCTCACATGCTTTGAATAGATATGTTTAAAGTCTTTTTACTTGGATATATACAACTGATAAAAATTGGAATGCTTTAATTCTATCCTTTACTAGTTGAATTGTTTCCAAAATTGCTTCAAATCAATCCTAGCACTGTCAAAAATATGAAGCGATGACATTCAACATCTGCCTTGGATACTACACTGTACGTATGATCACTGATGAGGTCCACATTGTAACCATTAGATTCAAGATATCTGAATCCCTGTCAAGTGGCATCAATATTCCAATCATGAGCTACACAGACAGTAAGTGAACAAACTTAATGAAACATGTAATGATCCAAAACTTCACaggaactacattgtatactaaGTCACCTTGGGCAGAAAGagaaatgtcatcatcatcgcGATTCTCATCGGTTGTCCGAAGATGCTCTGCTACTGCTTTCTCTGCTGGTAGCTGAGCTGCTGATGTTTCTGGAGCTGCAGCTGCAAAATAACACGTTTGATACATAGATCTACATATAATGCTCACATGCCTTAATATGTAAAGTCTTTTCACATGGAAATATgacaactgaaaaaaagaaatggaatgcTTTAATTTCCATCCTTTACTAGTTAAACAGTCTACTACTTTTAGTAGCATCCAGGTCTAAAACTTTCAAAAGTACAAAGCGATGACAATCAACATCTGCATTGGATACTAAATTGTATGATCACTGATTAGGTCCACATTGTAACCATTAGATTCAAGATATCAAAGCAGGGATCCCCGTTAAGTGGCATCAATATTCCAATCATGAGTTACACAGACAGTAAGTGAACAAACTAAATGAAACATGCAATGATCCAAAACTTAACaggaactacattgtatactaaGATTACCTTGGGCAGAAAGagaaatgtcatcatcatcgcGATTCTCATCGGTGGTCCGAAGATGCTCTGCTACTGCTTTCTCTGCTGGTAGCTGAGCTGCTGATGTTTCTGGAGCTGCAGCTGCAAAataacatacataatacatatatacatacaaacaaattcaATGTTAATAGAGATATATGAAGGTCTGTATCTACAGGAAAACTGAGATGAAACATTTCTAAATACACTTATTGGTCTAGAATAAATCAGTAACAATGTATTAAAATTACCTATGGCAGAGAGGGGaatatcttcatcatcactatcGTCTACGTCATCATCTGACATCTTTTGTCCGTCAACAGGAACACTGAAGATTTGCATCACCCTCCCTTTCCACCAACCATGCTTGCCTTTCATGTGTACCAAGGAACCTCTTTTGAGAAGGGTGCGTTGTGCATGGTAGAGGTCTGTTGAGCTTACTAGATTCACAGAACCGTCCTTCTTCCATTTTACCAGAACATCTATGTTTAAGGTGGTTTGAAACACAGAAAAAACATGTATGGGCAATTTGACTGAAAACATTTGACAGTTGTGTCGTACACTATGTAATAAAACAATATCAATACCCTTGGTTTGATAGAATTTGAAAATTGGTATTCCTTATTTTCAGGCAtactttaagaaaaaaacaataacgtGAAATTGCTCATAGATCATAAACTGTAGCTtctgcacttgaaaaaaaaaatgacatacatTGTCTTGAACTGAAAATTCATATTAAATTCTGCAAATCTCTCCTGTAGAGCATAGCATTTCAGATTCTGTTGATTTGAGCTTCTACACATTGGGGTTggcacatgtattttttttttcatattcttttaaTAGAGTAATGTCTTTTAACATGATGAATACAAAACAACTGAAATTTTTGGAATGCTTCAATTTCTATACTTTACTAGTAAGTTTGCCTACTACTCTTAGTAGCATTCAATTCTAAAATTTTCAAAAGTACAAAGCGATGACAATCAACATCTGCATTGGATACTAAATTGTATGATCACTGATTAGGTCCACATTGTAACCATTAGATTCAAGATATCAAAACATGGATCCCCGTTAAGTGGCATCAATATTCCCATCATGAGCTACACAGACAGTAAGTGAACAAATTAAATGAAACATGTAATGAACCAAAACTTACcatgaactacattgtatactaaGATTACCTTGGGCAGAAAGagaaatgtcatcatcatcgcGATTCTCATCGGTGGTCCGAAGATGCTCTGTTACTGCTTTCTCTGCTGGTAGCTGAGCTGCTGATGTTTCTGGAGCTGCAGctgcaaaataacacatttaaTACACACATATAATGCTCACATGCTTTGAATAGATATGTAAAGTCTTTTCACATGGAAATatgacaactgaaaaaaaaaaagtggaatgcTTTGATTTCTAACCTTTACTAGTTAAACAGTCTAATACTTTTAGTAGCATCCAGGTCTAAAACTTTCAAAAGTACAAAGCGATGACAATTAACATCTGCATTACATACTAAACTGTATGATCACTGATGTGGTCCACATTGTAACCATTAGATTCAAGATATCTGAATCCCTGTCAAGTGGCATCAATATTCCAATCATGAGCTACACGGACGGTAAGTGAACAAACTTAATGAAACATGTAATGATCCAAAACTTAACaggaactacattgtatactaaGTCACCTTGGGCAGAAAGAGAAATATCATCATCGCGATTCTCATCGGTTGTCCTAAGATGCTCTGTTACTGCTTTCTCTGCTGGTAGCTGAGCTGTTGATGTTTCTGGAGCTGCAGCTGGAAAATaacatgtataatacatataATGCTCACATACTTTGAATAGATATGTTTAAAGTCTTTTTACTTGGATATATACAAGTGATAAAAATTGGAATGCTTTAATTCTATCCTTTACTAGTTGAATTGTTTCCAAAATTGCTTCAAATAAATCCTAGCACTGTCAAAAATATGAAGCGATGACATTCAACATCTGCCTTGGATACTACACTGTACGTATGATCACTGATGAGGTCCACATTGTAACCATTAGATTCAAGATATCGGAATCCCTGTGAAGTGGCATCAATATTCCAATCATGAGCTACACAGACAGTAAGTGAACAAACTTAATGAAACATGTAATGATCCAAAACTTAACaggaactacattgtatactaaGATTACCTTGGGCAGAAAGagaaatgtcatcatcatcgcaATTCTCATCGGTTGTCCGAAGATGCTCTGCTACTGCTTTCTCTGCTGGTAGCTGAGCTGCTGATGTTTCTGGAGCTGCAGCTGCAAAataacatacataatacatatatacatacaaacaaattcaATGTTAATAGAGATATATGAAGGTCTGTATCTACAGGAAAACTGAGATGAAACATTTCTAAATACACTTATTGGTCTAGAATAAATCAGTAACAA encodes:
- the LOC140245789 gene encoding uncharacterized protein; the encoded protein is MDVLVKWKKDGSVNLVSSTDLYHAQRTLLKRGSLVHMKGKHGWWKGRVMQIFSVPVDGQKMSDDDVDDSDDEDIPLSAIAAAPETSAAQLPAEKAVAEHLRTTDENCDDDDISLSAQAAAPETSTAQLPAEKAVTEHLRTTDENRDDDISLSAQAAAPETSAAQLPAEKAVTEHLRTTDENRDDDDISLSAQAAAPETSAAQLPAEKAVAEHLRTTDENRDDDDISLSAQAAAPETSAAQLPAEKAVAEHLRTTDENRDDDDISLSAQAAAPETSAAQLPAEKAVAEHLLTTDENRDDDDISLSARAAAPETSAAQLPAEKAVAEHLWTTDENRDDDISLSAQVPGTSAVLLQAVAAVTAPECTSASAHLLHTSLTTEDCNEYPILLDDSDFLDLETVMSLSDIEEPMSIDSDDSMTQEDLETEMPLEIVEGMDADDSEKPEDFPVEESGLCAARLSAWPFLLYLTFTSR
- the LOC140245793 gene encoding uncharacterized protein, with translation MTYTLPHQSSRGQTVKVCRLMFMNTLGITEKQIRTVLNKKNPVTGVLGREKRGGNQKPEPEKRQKILEHLSKFPRVESHYCRSSSTCEYLSGDLTKRKMYRMFCKENPGCASYSLYRTVMREQNLKFHRPKKDKCGICESYRQMSEAERAKIKDEYLVHRSEIAEVRKLKEESKNRSQSDPTHGAAVFDLQQNIYLPKSNRGELFYKRRLACYNFTIYDLASHEGHCYLSNETITKRGACEVSTYLFDFLQNMDQQGKRTVDLFCDGCVGQNKNSIVAAMCHKFLSESTCVESVTIHFFESNHGQNEGDSIHATIEKCLSRKEEVFHPSQLHSAIAEARQEPEPYRVRHVRTNDKLDWRSYGQNLSILKCRKTSNGMPLDWKKIKQIRVAKNEDLPPVMMFKTSHVDKNFVTLELGSSVCLRSKSHRNPNNDMPTKLYRERPKLALGKYQDLLSLCTGNYPVIAQQDVVEFYQNLPHE